The Gammaproteobacteria bacterium genome has a segment encoding these proteins:
- a CDS encoding undecaprenyl-diphosphate phosphatase: MLDWFTAIVLGIVEGLTEFLPVSSTGHLILAGALLDYHGPQAVAVEIVIQGAAILAVCWEYRAMLTRTVLTFAQEPSSRRFLLNLVLGFLPLAVLGLAFKDTIEQYLFRPLPVAIALIIGGVLILLVDRREAGATLKLADDVKPATAFKLGLWQSFALIPGTSRSAATIIGGVTMGMSRRLATEYSFFLAIPTLLAATAYKLIEARELFTPETLGPLLLSAVFAFVTALLAVRGFIRYVASHSFAAFAWYRIVFGGIVLLTSATGWIDW; this comes from the coding sequence ATGCTCGACTGGTTCACCGCGATCGTCCTCGGCATCGTCGAGGGCCTCACCGAATTCCTGCCCGTCTCCAGCACCGGCCACCTGATCCTCGCCGGTGCGCTGCTCGATTACCACGGGCCGCAGGCAGTGGCGGTCGAGATCGTGATCCAGGGCGCCGCGATCCTCGCGGTGTGCTGGGAATACCGCGCGATGCTCACGCGCACCGTGCTCACCTTCGCGCAGGAACCGTCCTCGCGCCGCTTCCTGCTGAACCTGGTGCTCGGCTTCCTGCCGCTTGCCGTGCTGGGGCTCGCCTTCAAGGACACGATCGAGCAGTACCTGTTCCGGCCGCTGCCGGTGGCAATCGCGCTGATCATCGGCGGCGTGCTGATCCTGCTGGTGGACCGGCGCGAGGCCGGCGCGACGCTGAAGCTCGCCGACGACGTCAAACCTGCCACCGCCTTCAAGCTGGGGCTGTGGCAGTCCTTCGCGCTGATTCCTGGCACCTCGCGTTCGGCGGCGACCATCATCGGCGGCGTGACCATGGGCATGTCACGGCGGCTGGCGACCGAGTACTCGTTCTTTCTCGCGATCCCGACGCTGCTCGCCGCGACGGCCTACAAGCTCATCGAGGCGCGGGAGCTGTTCACGCCCGAGACCCTCGGCCCGCTGCTGCTCTCCGCCGTGTTCGCCTTCGTGACCGCGCTGCTCGCGGTGCGCGGCTTCATCCGCTACGTCGCCTCGCACAGCTTCGCGGCGTTCGCCTGGTATCGCATCGTCTTCGGCGGCATCGTGCTGCTCACCTCGGCCACCGGCTGGATCGACTGGTAG
- the mrcB gene encoding penicillin-binding protein 1B: MATTKKRRSLIRRFFAGLWWLLRQRVVQLLLLALVLGLAGYIAYLDRLVTSRFDGRRWTLPAHVYARPLELYAGLPLDADGLAAELRRLGYRSVSVPDRPGTWRRSGARIELVTRPFRFWDGEQASQRAVVSFAGAGVAGLRALQGGELPLLRLDPLLIGSVFPTDGEDRIILAPDDVPSIIPAALKVVEDRRFDQHPGVDAIGILRAIFVNVTSGEMRQGASTLTQQLVRSYFLSNERTLTRKLREALMALLLEARYSKENILNAYINEIYLGQDGSRAIHGFGLASQFYFSKPLAELELHEVATLVAIVRGPSYYDPRRHPERALERRNLVLRLLAEEKVISAEDARKAAAKKLTTSLDRSAGATYFPGFMALVHRELATQYRDEDLTTEGLKVFTSLDPMAQARAEAALASGAARLRRAGEPELEAAAVVVNPQTAEVLAVVGGRRAGYEGYNRALDAKRPIGSLIKPVVYLAALEAGRTLATRVDDAPVVVELARGKTWIPQNYDGVAHGQVPLVRALAESMNMATVRLGLEVGVPKVVKLLQRLGVEANPPPNPSLLLGALDLAPLEVAQLYSTLASGGFRTPLRAVRSVQGPDGEPLAQFALETEQAADADAVYQLGQALVQVMQRGTGRGARSRLPPSLVVAGKTGTSNDLRDSWFAGFGQDLLAVVWVGHDDNRPTGLTGASGAMSVWSEFMSRVPVASFDAPLPEGFELRSIDYPTGLAAEASCGDVVWLPLPQGTVVPPLPGCASGPAGVVEPALQWLRDLVR, from the coding sequence ATGGCGACGACGAAAAAGCGGCGCTCGCTGATCCGACGGTTCTTCGCGGGCCTGTGGTGGCTGCTGCGACAGCGCGTGGTGCAGCTCCTGCTGCTCGCGCTCGTGCTCGGCCTGGCCGGCTATATCGCCTATCTCGACCGGCTGGTCACCAGCCGGTTCGACGGGCGTCGCTGGACCCTGCCCGCGCATGTCTACGCGCGTCCGCTCGAGCTCTATGCGGGCCTGCCCCTCGATGCGGACGGGCTCGCGGCCGAACTGCGCCGGCTCGGCTATCGCAGCGTCAGCGTGCCGGACCGGCCCGGTACCTGGCGGCGCTCCGGCGCGCGGATCGAGCTCGTGACGCGACCGTTCCGCTTCTGGGACGGGGAGCAGGCATCGCAGCGCGCGGTGGTGAGCTTCGCCGGCGCGGGCGTGGCCGGACTGCGTGCGCTGCAGGGCGGGGAGCTGCCGTTGCTGCGACTCGACCCGCTGCTGATCGGCAGCGTTTTTCCGACGGATGGCGAGGACCGCATCATCCTCGCGCCCGACGACGTGCCGTCGATCATTCCCGCGGCGCTCAAGGTGGTGGAGGATCGCCGTTTCGACCAGCACCCGGGCGTGGATGCGATCGGCATCCTGCGCGCGATCTTCGTCAACGTCACCTCGGGCGAGATGCGCCAGGGTGCGAGCACGCTCACGCAGCAGCTCGTGCGCAGTTATTTTCTCTCGAACGAGCGCACCTTGACGCGCAAGCTGCGCGAGGCGCTGATGGCGCTGCTGCTGGAGGCGCGTTACTCGAAGGAGAACATCCTCAACGCCTACATCAACGAGATCTACCTCGGTCAGGACGGCAGCCGCGCCATCCACGGCTTCGGCCTGGCGAGCCAGTTCTACTTCAGCAAGCCGCTGGCGGAGCTCGAGCTGCACGAGGTGGCCACGCTCGTGGCGATCGTGCGCGGCCCCTCGTATTACGACCCGCGCCGTCACCCGGAACGCGCGCTCGAGCGGCGCAATCTCGTGCTGCGCCTGCTGGCCGAGGAGAAGGTGATCAGCGCCGAGGACGCGCGCAAGGCTGCGGCGAAGAAGCTCACCACCTCACTCGATCGCAGCGCCGGCGCGACATACTTCCCCGGCTTCATGGCGCTGGTGCACCGCGAGCTCGCCACGCAGTATCGCGACGAAGACCTGACCACCGAGGGGCTGAAGGTCTTCACCAGCCTCGACCCGATGGCGCAGGCGCGCGCCGAGGCGGCCCTCGCGAGCGGTGCCGCGCGGCTGCGGCGTGCCGGCGAGCCGGAGCTCGAAGCCGCGGCCGTCGTCGTCAATCCGCAGACCGCCGAAGTGCTCGCGGTCGTGGGCGGGCGGCGCGCGGGATACGAGGGCTACAACCGTGCACTGGACGCGAAGCGGCCGATCGGCTCGCTCATCAAGCCGGTCGTGTACCTCGCCGCGCTCGAGGCGGGACGCACGCTCGCCACGCGCGTGGACGATGCGCCGGTCGTGGTCGAGCTCGCCCGCGGCAAGACCTGGATTCCGCAGAACTACGACGGCGTGGCCCACGGCCAGGTGCCGCTGGTGCGCGCGCTCGCCGAATCGATGAACATGGCCACCGTGCGCCTGGGCCTCGAGGTGGGCGTGCCGAAAGTGGTGAAGCTGCTGCAGCGGCTCGGGGTCGAGGCGAATCCGCCGCCCAATCCCTCGCTGTTGCTCGGTGCGCTGGATCTCGCCCCGCTCGAGGTGGCGCAGCTCTACAGCACGCTCGCGAGCGGCGGCTTTCGCACGCCGCTGCGCGCGGTGCGCTCCGTGCAGGGGCCTGACGGCGAGCCGCTCGCGCAGTTTGCGCTCGAGACCGAGCAGGCGGCCGATGCGGACGCCGTGTACCAGCTCGGCCAGGCGCTGGTGCAGGTCATGCAGCGGGGCACGGGTCGCGGGGCACGATCGCGGCTGCCGCCGTCGCTCGTCGTCGCGGGCAAGACGGGCACCTCCAACGATCTGCGCGACAGCTGGTTCGCGGGTTTCGGGCAGGACCTGCTCGCGGTGGTCTGGGTCGGCCACGATGACAACCGCCCGACCGGGCTCACCGGGGCGAGCGGCGCCATGTCGGTGTGGAGCGAATTCATGAGTCGCGTGCCGGTGGCGAGCTTCGATGCGCCGCTGCCGGAAGGCTTCGAGTTGCGCAGCATCGACTACCCGACCGGGCTCGCGGCGGAGGCTTCCTGCGGCGATGTCGTGTGGCTGCCGCTGCCGCAAGGCACCGTGGTGCCGCCCTTGCCCGGCTGTGCGAGCGGGCCGGCCGGCGTGGTCGAACCGGCGCTGCAGTGGTTGCGCGATCTCGTGCGCTGA
- a CDS encoding DUF4382 domain-containing protein: MRRFGPGSLLIGVLLALGGCGGGGGDGGSPASAAPATVGVLITDAPTLAVDEALATITRVELLGGGAPVVLFRGTQTLDLLKLSDFSELFAVSDTVPPGTYSKIRLRLSDLVLNRLDPETGAVIESIHPQLVGNGKIDLNPRGPFTVGPGEVIFVELDFDMDKALKITTTGNGGKVIVRPVVFVDIHTDRAAGRLARVHGRITAVDFTAATLRLCQTGFASRWEDGPVTGLDDGHCLTVHTDAATGVFDTEGLPQDFAGLEVGEEATAIGRLARLGDGAHSGTGDRLRMDAVVITEGPLGTYRRLAGTAASALDPVSSRFKLDLAPGQGFGSDSSLAVQLFDQSRVFSRSGEELGREQIAAGVPALADGVLQIGAETLLRSPLVVLDLEPPAGAALLEGEVVFVDIDESSLIVFNGTADRCVRAGTAAVFLVNDDDGFSATRGALADLHPGQDVAIFGAEAVDGCVVAGTILAEE; encoded by the coding sequence ATGCGCAGGTTTGGACCCGGTTCCTTATTGATAGGCGTGCTGCTCGCCCTCGGTGGCTGCGGCGGCGGCGGTGGCGACGGCGGCAGTCCCGCGAGTGCCGCGCCCGCCACGGTCGGCGTGCTGATCACGGATGCGCCCACGCTGGCGGTCGACGAAGCGCTCGCGACCATCACCCGCGTGGAACTCCTCGGTGGGGGCGCACCGGTCGTCCTGTTCCGCGGCACGCAGACGCTGGATCTCCTGAAGCTCAGCGATTTCTCGGAGCTGTTCGCCGTTTCCGACACCGTGCCGCCCGGCACCTACAGCAAGATCCGGCTGCGCCTGTCGGACCTGGTGCTCAACCGGCTCGACCCCGAGACCGGCGCGGTCATCGAGAGCATTCATCCCCAGCTCGTCGGCAACGGCAAGATCGACCTCAACCCGCGCGGGCCATTCACCGTCGGCCCGGGCGAAGTCATTTTCGTCGAGCTCGACTTCGACATGGACAAAGCGCTGAAGATCACCACGACCGGCAATGGCGGCAAGGTGATCGTGCGCCCGGTCGTGTTCGTGGACATCCACACGGATCGGGCGGCGGGCCGGCTCGCGCGCGTCCACGGCAGGATTACCGCCGTCGATTTCACCGCGGCCACGCTGCGGCTGTGCCAGACCGGGTTTGCATCCCGCTGGGAGGACGGCCCGGTGACCGGCCTCGACGATGGGCATTGCCTGACCGTGCACACGGACGCCGCGACCGGCGTGTTCGACACCGAGGGGCTGCCGCAGGATTTCGCCGGGCTCGAGGTCGGCGAGGAAGCGACCGCGATCGGCCGCCTCGCGCGGCTCGGCGACGGCGCACACAGCGGCACCGGGGATCGCCTGCGCATGGATGCGGTGGTGATCACGGAGGGGCCGCTCGGCACCTACCGGCGTCTCGCCGGCACCGCCGCCTCGGCGCTCGATCCGGTGAGCAGCCGCTTCAAACTCGATCTGGCGCCGGGCCAGGGCTTCGGCAGCGACTCCTCGCTGGCCGTGCAGCTCTTCGACCAGTCGCGCGTGTTCAGCCGCAGCGGCGAGGAACTCGGCCGCGAGCAGATCGCCGCGGGCGTGCCGGCGCTCGCCGACGGGGTGCTGCAGATCGGCGCCGAGACCCTGCTGCGCTCGCCGCTGGTCGTCCTGGATCTCGAACCGCCGGCGGGTGCGGCCTTGCTGGAGGGTGAGGTCGTGTTCGTCGATATCGACGAGTCGAGCCTCATCGTCTTCAACGGCACGGCAGACCGCTGCGTCCGTGCCGGCACCGCTGCGGTGTTCCTGGTCAACGACGATGACGGCTTCAGCGCGACCCGCGGTGCACTTGCCGACCTGCATCCGGGGCAGGACGTGGCGATCTTCGGGGCGGAAGCCGTCGACGGCTGCGTCGTCGCAGGAACCATCCTCGCGGAGGAATGA
- a CDS encoding cytochrome c, which produces MVDLGMAARLLLAAGAVLALPAFGAGDPVRGREVALACAPCHGPAGVGTSPEFPILAGQNAAYLANATRAYRNGQRTEATMRDSVRALTERDIDDVAAWFASQKGLLAAGESRGGSAPATPDAGRPASTPAAPAAPAAAAAPRVAAEAAGDTLAGCPVNNSSIPETQDLDRDGLPDRFDAAPADASEFVRDADRDGWFEICDIRQLQAIQTLGEGAGNATGLPWSARVARHYRLVTDLDGRALGNFQPIGNCGPQGNCKSAGDKFGFTGSFDGGGHVIRRLRIARPETGGVGLFGVLARPGVVRHIDLEEAEISGQHGVGALVGVNFGLVAECRGNVRVSGANATGGMVGGHAGRLIGCQVTGEVSGKDATGGLAGDMRGFIARSHAGTRVSGANGVGGLVGMNTASTLVSSYATGNVRGNSNVGGLVGTSSDAVIADSFATGEVEGEGTNAGGLVGFNSKSMIRNSYAQGRVRGIANVGGLAGASNGTLRASYVTGKVAGRTNVGGLIGDNTGGVVRASYWDRNRTGRVFGAGNDDGSPAGGGNDNNRVDEGERNTLEAYSKTTAALRVMTAAETGWHPPASLPPEDAQLYHCDAKADGVVSADEQRPENLSWNFGDQATLPGINCVEGGLAVQSLR; this is translated from the coding sequence ATGGTCGATCTCGGAATGGCGGCGAGACTGCTGCTTGCGGCCGGCGCGGTGCTTGCGCTGCCGGCCTTCGGTGCGGGCGATCCTGTGCGGGGCCGTGAGGTCGCGCTCGCCTGTGCGCCCTGCCATGGGCCCGCCGGGGTGGGCACATCGCCCGAGTTTCCGATTCTCGCCGGGCAGAACGCAGCGTATCTCGCCAACGCAACCCGCGCGTATCGCAACGGGCAGCGCACCGAGGCGACGATGCGTGATTCAGTTCGCGCGCTGACCGAGCGCGACATCGACGACGTAGCCGCCTGGTTCGCGAGCCAGAAGGGCCTGCTCGCGGCGGGCGAATCCCGTGGCGGCTCCGCCCCGGCCACGCCGGATGCCGGCCGGCCGGCGTCGACGCCAGCCGCGCCCGCCGCTCCCGCGGCCGCTGCCGCGCCCCGGGTGGCGGCAGAAGCCGCCGGGGACACGCTCGCAGGCTGCCCGGTCAACAATTCGAGCATCCCGGAGACGCAGGATCTCGACCGCGACGGCCTGCCGGACCGCTTCGACGCGGCTCCCGCGGATGCGAGCGAGTTCGTGCGCGACGCCGATCGCGACGGCTGGTTCGAGATCTGCGATATCCGCCAGTTGCAGGCGATCCAGACACTGGGCGAAGGCGCCGGCAATGCTACCGGCCTGCCATGGTCGGCGCGCGTGGCGCGCCACTACCGGCTGGTGACCGATCTCGATGGGCGCGCGCTCGGCAACTTCCAGCCGATCGGCAACTGCGGCCCGCAGGGCAACTGCAAGAGCGCCGGCGACAAGTTCGGCTTCACTGGCAGCTTCGACGGCGGCGGGCACGTGATCCGCCGCCTGCGGATCGCCCGGCCGGAGACCGGCGGAGTAGGGCTGTTCGGCGTGCTCGCCAGGCCGGGAGTCGTGCGTCACATCGATCTCGAAGAAGCCGAGATCAGCGGCCAGCACGGCGTCGGCGCGCTGGTCGGCGTCAACTTCGGCCTGGTCGCCGAATGCCGCGGCAACGTGCGCGTCAGCGGCGCGAATGCCACCGGTGGCATGGTCGGCGGCCATGCCGGGCGGCTCATTGGTTGCCAGGTGACCGGTGAGGTCAGCGGCAAGGACGCGACCGGCGGGCTTGCCGGCGACATGCGCGGCTTCATCGCCCGTTCGCACGCCGGCACCCGCGTGAGCGGCGCCAACGGCGTGGGCGGGCTCGTGGGCATGAACACGGCGAGCACGCTCGTCTCGAGTTATGCCACCGGCAACGTCAGGGGCAACAGCAACGTCGGCGGGCTGGTGGGCACCAGCAGCGACGCGGTCATCGCCGACAGCTTCGCCACGGGCGAGGTCGAGGGCGAGGGCACCAACGCCGGCGGGCTGGTTGGATTCAATTCGAAAAGCATGATCCGCAACAGCTATGCGCAGGGTCGGGTGCGCGGCATCGCGAACGTCGGCGGACTCGCGGGCGCGAGCAACGGCACACTGCGCGCGAGTTACGTCACGGGCAAGGTGGCCGGCCGGACGAACGTCGGTGGTCTGATCGGCGACAACACCGGCGGTGTGGTCCGGGCCAGCTACTGGGACCGCAATCGCACCGGGCGGGTCTTCGGCGCCGGTAACGATGACGGCTCGCCGGCGGGCGGGGGCAACGACAACAACCGCGTGGACGAGGGCGAGCGCAACACGCTCGAGGCCTACTCCAAGACCACCGCCGCATTGCGCGTGATGACCGCGGCGGAAACCGGCTGGCACCCGCCCGCGTCGCTGCCGCCGGAGGACGCCCAGTTGTATCACTGCGACGCCAAGGCGGATGGCGTCGTCTCGGCCGACGAGCAGCGTCCCGAAAACCTGTCCTGGAATTTCGGCGACCAGGCGACCTTGCCCGGCATCAACTGCGTCGAGGGTGGGCTCGCGGTGCAGTCTCTGCGCTGA